A region from the Acyrthosiphon pisum isolate AL4f chromosome A1, pea_aphid_22Mar2018_4r6ur, whole genome shotgun sequence genome encodes:
- the LOC100570317 gene encoding cytochrome b-c1 complex subunit Rieske, mitochondrial-like (The RefSeq protein has 2 substitutions compared to this genomic sequence): protein MFRNISTAVKGCTEVVATTSTKAPCPGKPSKQTVPPRKIYLTNFTLQSSLLSKKALTPVTATQIRLVHTDFKIPDYTDYRRNSVKDPSASNRDTYENRNAFTYMVLGTAVTGTMFCAKAIVHKFVLSMAPAADVLALASIEVNLNDIPEGKNATIKWRGKPLFVRHRTTAEIETEQNTSLAELRDPEDDSVRVQKPEWLVIVGVCTHLGCVPIANAGDWGGYYCPCHGSHYDAAGRICKGPAPTNMEVPPYKFINDNTLFVG from the coding sequence ATGTTCCGTAATATTTCTACTGCGGTGAAAGGATGTACCGAAGTCGTGGCGACCACATCCACTAAGGCGCCGTGCCCAGGTAAACCGTCTAAACAAACTGTGCCGCCTAGGAAAATCTACCTGACCAACTTCACCTTGCAAAGTAGTCTGCTATCCAAGAAAGCATTGACTCCAGTTACCGCGACCCAAATTCGTTTGGTCCACACCGATTTCAAGATCCCAGATTACACCGATTACCGTCGTAACTCTGTGAAAGACCCGAGCGCTTCTAACCGCGACACATATGAAAATCGAAATGCCTTCACATACATGGTTCTGGGTACTGCCGTCACTGGCACAATGTTCTGCGCTAAGGCAATCGTTCACAAGTTTGTCTTGTCAATGGCACCGGCCGCCGATGTCTTGGCCCTGGCATCCATAGAAGTTAACCTTAATGATATACCGGAGGGCAAGAATGCAACCATCAAGTGGAGAGGAAAGCCCTTGTTCGTAAGACATCGTACAACCGCAGAAATCGAAACAGAACAAAATACCTCTCTAGCTGAACTCAGAGACCCAGAGGACGACTCTGTCAGAGTTCAAAAGCCCGAATGGTTGGTAATCGTTGGAGTATGCACTCATTTAGGTTGTGTACCAATTGCAAATGCAGGAGATTGGGGTGGTTATTACTGCCCATGTCACGGTTCACATTATGATGCAGCTGGAAGGATTCGTAAAGGACCTGCACCAACGAACATGGAAGTACCACCTTATAAATTCATTAACGATAATACACTTCTTGTAGGTTAA